The following coding sequences are from one Plectropomus leopardus isolate mb chromosome 10, YSFRI_Pleo_2.0, whole genome shotgun sequence window:
- the ehhadh gene encoding peroxisomal bifunctional enzyme — protein MANFTRVSGSVGLITLRNPPVNALSAAVRQGVVDTVQRAISDPQVKSVVICGQNGVFCGGADIKEFGTNMTGPPLIPMIHAIEAVNKPVVAAIEGSALGGGLELALGCHYRIAHSKARLGLPEVTLGLLPAAGGSQRLPRLIGVPAALNLITTGRHVTAAEALQLGIVDQVTDHNTVDAAVKFALSVSGQSMDARRISTYPCPRPSDMDALFEEVMQQVRQSARGAIAPIACVQAVRAAATLPYAQGMEREKELMATLFTSGQARALQYFFFAQRAVGRWTMPSGARWDTSKPRPIHKAAVLGLGTMGKGITVALAQTGLSVVAVETQEKQLMAAKQEVSGMLARVAKRRGVAPELNRIRYSQNIEAVADVDLVIEAVFEDMALKKKVFRQLSAVCKPGTFLCTNTSSLDVDQLASETNNPELVVGMHFFAPAHVMKLLEVVYGPRSSPQIIATAMQLGKKMGKASVAVGNCRGFVGNRMLKPYINQAFFLLEEGATPELVDRALEEFGFPMGVFRVSDLSGLDVGWKVRKEDGLVLPGMTSGPSARIRQGCRYSPLGDLLCEQGRFGQKTGRGWYSYDKPGGRVAKSDPWLHSFLEVYRARHGLVARSIDHQEVLERCLYALINEGFRILEDGIAAGPEDIDVIYVFGYAWPRHRGGPMFYASMVGLAKVLERLEHYHQAHRDIPSLQPCTLLRRLVASGSPPVHKWREVIKKLHSQL, from the exons ATGGCTAACTTCACTCGTGTTTCGGGGTCTGTTGGGCTGATTACTCTCAGGAACCCGCCGGTCAACGCACTCAG TGCAGCGGTGAGGCAGGGCGTCGTTGACACGGTGCAGAGAGCAATCAGTGACCCACAGGTGAAGTCTGTGGTCATCTGTGGACAGAATGGAGTCTTCTGTGGGG GGGCTGACATCAAGGAGTTTGGGACAAACATGACCGGACCTCCTCTAATACCGATGATCCACGCCATAGAGGCTGTAAACAAGCCGGTGGTGGCAGCCATAGAAGGGAGCGCTTTAGGCGGGGGCCTCGAATTGGCACTTGGCTGTCATTACCGAATCGCACACTCTAAA GCCAGACTGGGGCTTCCAGAGGTGACACTGGgtctgctgccagctgcaggGGGAAGCCAGCGTCTGCCGAGGCTCATCGGGGTCCCGGCTGCATTAAACCTCATCACTACAG GCCGCCATGTGACCGCTGCTGAGGCTCTGCAACTTGGCATTGTGGATCAGGTTACTGATCACAACACTGTGGACGCAGCTGTGAAGTTTGCCCTGAGTGTTTCAG gTCAATCAATGGATGCCCGTCGTATCAGCACTTATCCGTGTCCACGCCCGTCTGATATGGATGCTCTTTTTGAGGaggtgatgcagcaggtgcGTCAGAGTGCCCGTGGAGCTATAGCACCAATTGCATGTGTCCAGGCGGTGCGGGCAGCTGCAACCCTGCCGTACGCTCAGGGCATGGAGCGAGAGAAAGAGCTGATGGCCACTCTCTTCACCTCCGGTCAGGCCCGCGCCCTGCAGTACTTCTTCTTTGCTCAGAGAGCCGTTGGCAGGTGGACGATGCCCAGTGGAGCCCGCTGGGATACAAGCAAGCCCAGGCCCATACATAAAGCAGCTGTCCTTG GTCTTGGCACCATGGGGAAAGGCATAACAGTGGCCCTCGCTCAGACGGGGTTgtctgtggttgctgtggaGACCCAGGAGAAGCAGTTGATGGCAGCAAAGCAGGAAGTATCTGGCATGTTAGCGCGAGTAGCCAAGAGACGTGGGGTGGCTCCTGAGCTTAATCGGATTAGATATAGCCAGAACATTGAGGCTGTGGCAGACGTCGACCTGGTCATTGAGGCTGTGTTTGAAGATATGGCCCTGAAGAAGAAAGTCTTCCGGCAGCTCTCTGCTGTTTGTAAACCCGGCACTTTCCTTTGCACCAACACATCTTCACTAGATGTGGACCAGCTGGCCTCTGAAACCAACAACCCAGAGCTGGTGGTCGGGATGCACTTCTTTGCCCCAGCTCATGTCATGAAGCTGCTGGAGGTGGTGTATGGCCCACGGTCCTCTCCTCAAATCATAGCCACTGCCATGCAATTGGGAAAGAAAATGGGCAAAGCTAGTGTGGCAGTTGGCAACTGTCGGGGCTTTGTGGGTAACCGCATGCTGAAGCCTTACATCAACCAAGCTTTCTTCCTGTTGGAAGAGGGAGCTACACCTGAGTTGGTAGACAGAGCGCTGGAGGAGTTTGGTTTTCCCATGGGTGTATTCAGAGTTTCAGACCTCTCTGGGCTCGACGTGGGCTGGAAAGTCAGGAAGGAAGATGGGCTGGTACTGCCTGGCATGACATCAGGGCCATCAGCAAGAATCCGACAAGGCTGCAGGTACAGCCCCCTGGGAGATCTGCTATGTGAGCAGGGTCGGTTTGGCCAAAAAACAGGGCGGGGTTGGTACTCATATGACAAACCTGGCGGTCGTGTTGCCAAGTCTGACCCCTGGCTGCACAGTTTTCTGGAGGTGTACCGAGCCCGGCACGGCCTGGTGGCACGCAGCATAGACCACCAGGAGGTACTGGAGCGCTGCCTCTACGCCCTGATCAACGAAGGCTTCCGCATTCTGGAGGATGGAATAGCTGCAGGACCGGAAGACATCGATGTCATCTACGTGTTCGGCTACGCCTGGCCCAGGCACCGCGGAGGTCCCATGTTCTATGCCAGCATGGTGGGGCTGGCAAAGGTCCTGGAGAGGCTGGAACACTACCACCAGGCTCACCGTGACATACCCTCCCTGCAGCCCTGTACCCTCCTCAGGAGGCTGGTGGCCAGCGGCAGCCCACCTGTCCACAAGTGGAGGGAAGTCATCAAGAAACTCCACAGCCAGCTTTAA
- the tmem41aa gene encoding transmembrane protein 41A-A, which yields MRSLVGLLAVVVAASLYLYSLSLYLPAAPRRPSAERGHEESEQPADSSEEPGRLKFPSDLEELRELAELLQFYKTEHTGYVLLLFCSAYLYKQSFAIPGSSFLNILAGAIFGPYQGLLLACLLTTVGSTMCYLLSQAFGKRYIVNLFPDKVSLLQRKVEENQDCLFFFLLFLRFFPMTPNWFLNMSAPIVNIPITFFFCSVFIGLLPYNFICVQTGVMLSEVSSLDDLFSWERLLQLLAIACVALVPGALIRRFSQKRLKLDMPSQNGLFTDKKVQ from the exons ATGCGCTCACTTGTGGGACTACTCGCTGTTGTTGTTGCAGCCAGTTTGTACCTGTATTCACTGTCCCTGTACCTTCCCGCGGCACCGCGACGACCAAGTGCCGAGAGAGGACATGAAGAGTCCGAGCAGCCCGCTGACAGCTCCGAGGAGCCCGGCAG GTTGAAGTTCCCCTCGGACTTGGAGGAGCTGAGGGAACTTGCTGAACTCCTTCAGTTTTATAAGACAGAACACACTGGATATGTCCTGCTACTTTTCTGCAGTGCGTATCTCTACAAGCAGTCCTTTGCCATTCCCGGATCCTCCTTCCTG AACATTTTGGCTGGAGCTATATTTGGACCATATCAAGGGCTGCTGCTTGCCTGTTTGCTCACCACTGTGGGCTCCACCATGTGCTACCTCCTGTCCCAAGCCTTCGGGAAGCGTTACATTGTTAACCTCTTCCCAGATAAAGTCTCCCTGCTACAGAGAAAG GTAGAGGAGAACCAGGACTGTTTGTTcttctttctgcttttcttgAGGTTCTTTCCCATGACTCCCAACTGGTTTCTGAACATGTCTGCCCCGATTGTCAACATCCCCATcaccttcttcttctgctctgtcTTCATTG GCCTTCTGCCGTACAACTTCATCTGCGTTCAGACGGGCGTTATGCTGTCTGAGGTGTCGTCACTGGATGACTTGTTCTCCTGGGagaggctgctgcagctgctggccATCGCTTGCGTTGCTCTGGTGCCCGGCGCCCTTATCCGCCGCTTCAGTCAGAAGCGCCTCAAACTGGACATGCCATCGCAGAACGGGCTCTTCACAGATAAGAAGGTCCAGTGA